A stretch of bacterium BMS3Abin11 DNA encodes these proteins:
- a CDS encoding hypothetical protein (universal stress protein E homolog) codes for MKQFKKILCVAKPGEACKKMLERAVTLAKNNQAELTVIDLVPRITAGIGMPEGGPISADLQAALVKEHAQELETLLEPYRKQIKIETNILIGTPFLEIIREVLRNGCDLVIKILEPQDWLNRLFGSDDMHLLRKCPCPVWLIKPHAPKIHRHILAAVDVGDEYPQSEQESRHTLNRQILEMASSVALSDFAEMHIAHAWEVIGESAMRGAFMHAPEEEIIAYVEQVRQQHQTSLDGLMRKVSITLGQDAVGYLKPQIHLLKGSARKEIPALAKRIEADLVVMGTVARTGVPGFFMGNTAETILNQIDCSVLAIKPPGFVTPVTLEE; via the coding sequence ATGAAACAATTCAAAAAAATTCTTTGCGTGGCGAAACCCGGGGAGGCATGTAAGAAGATGCTGGAACGTGCCGTCACGCTGGCAAAAAACAATCAGGCCGAGCTGACAGTCATCGACTTAGTGCCGCGAATTACTGCAGGTATCGGGATGCCGGAGGGCGGCCCAATATCCGCTGATCTGCAGGCTGCACTGGTAAAAGAGCATGCGCAGGAACTGGAAACACTCCTCGAGCCTTACCGTAAGCAGATCAAGATAGAAACCAATATATTGATAGGCACTCCCTTCCTGGAGATCATCCGCGAAGTATTGCGCAATGGGTGTGATCTGGTGATCAAGATTCTCGAACCTCAGGATTGGTTAAACCGATTGTTCGGCAGTGATGACATGCACCTGTTGCGCAAGTGCCCGTGCCCGGTTTGGCTCATCAAGCCACATGCACCGAAAATCCACCGCCACATCCTGGCTGCGGTTGATGTCGGTGACGAGTATCCCCAGTCAGAGCAGGAATCACGACATACGTTGAACCGGCAGATTCTTGAAATGGCCAGCTCCGTGGCGCTATCCGACTTTGCCGAGATGCATATTGCGCATGCGTGGGAAGTGATCGGAGAGAGTGCTATGCGTGGCGCGTTTATGCATGCACCAGAAGAGGAAATTATTGCCTACGTCGAACAGGTGAGACAGCAGCACCAGACCAGTTTGGACGGGTTGATGCGCAAGGTATCCATCACTCTGGGTCAGGACGCTGTGGGTTACCTCAAACCTCAAATACACCTGCTGAAGGGATCGGCCCGTAAAGAAATTCCGGCACTTGCCAAACGGATCGAGGCCGATCTTGTCGTCATGGGGACTGTGGCCCGCACCGGTGTTCCCGGATTCTTCATGGGCAATACGGCGGAGACGATTCTGAACCAGATCGATTGCTCAGTTCTAGCAATCAAGCCTCCCGGCTTCGTAACGCCAGTCACGTTGGAGGAGTGA